The following coding sequences lie in one Cydia strobilella chromosome 16, ilCydStro3.1, whole genome shotgun sequence genomic window:
- the LOC134748290 gene encoding AT-rich interactive domain-containing protein 4A-like isoform X3, whose protein sequence is MQVDEPPFLPVGTDVSAKYKGAFCEAKIKKVARSIKCKVTLKAGGNITVNDDVIKGTLRIGSTVEVKQDPKKDAVEAVITKIQDCSQYTVVFDDGDITTLRRSALCLKSGRHFNESETLDQLPLTHPEHFSTPVIAGRRGRRGRAASDESEGEVGTRRMPADSEPHVGRVVLVEAAGGAERRRPHQPAFPALVVAPTPAIKVKEDYLVRSFKDGRYYTVPKKEAREFRKGSAPLEWGGVEAALQFLNNGTLPPHWDRAALFNEPRNTSDDSSDDEPREEKDHFVAQLYKFMDDRGTPLNRNPTIANRDIDLYRLFRVVQKLGGYNRVTNQNQWKTIADKMGFHPVTTSITNLCKQAYKKFLHSFEDFYRKLGVTLVAHPRGARTPPAGRSLIRDRDKQPPTSSSACSTPTNTQDKDSDKSETDKSEKEEKLEKTEKPKEKIRGSDEEDSADNQPLIITAPKVEKEKEKDKEKEKDKEKEKDKEKEKDKEKEKDKEKEKDKEKEKDKDNKSTTSTTTTTTTSEEKIVVKPRSQSRNRTLPVKMEALEKRTPKRRPISSKESTSAVITPRASRRPHVSTDSDSSGRASRCGPTKKMQSRRSQSANSASSGNTIASNSSKRPRKRKTTEPSTNEPTRASNVKAQVGDKLKVYYGPTQSESKVMKPKVTYEAKVIEISSEGMLRVHYTGWNTRYDEWIKPQRIALNVTQHETRNKKSISNSRRVRSKRTEESSTRSDSDSDSDSDDNVKRPKKPDDKSNIKTPRSKDAKSSDSSSSSKPRKRPIRTVSTPTAVSPAKKPRPSSSTHQGRDYDLNEIRSELKGLHTVKQETEEPIKQEVVEKEASSPPQAAASAPEPAPPEKQPKDEDVYEFKEPEPFELELHDEKKKRTHRIFDDISPSKYTSTLSKSLSEEISEDPLKTRTTPLRSPSLSPFRDFVSTSTAPGRQSPEEDSKDGLFSLDEDSFPGDGSSGHRFEGFIPAKNQETYSKKSKVSKLRELIDDSPDSRADDEQSSEDEPENIAIKEELGEPSSSSVPTSESPKSPEPVKESSNESEQVEDSKTENNILSMLGNPEKELELLESIPEPANTPPPLVFPLIQIKDIPIPSTPSESTSDSTPDSKEETVKEETPIIDLDSIPLPSDEPKDNVFKINKEPKESIFKPKETKEKEPIKVKESKESTIKVKEIIEAEVKEPSETVQKSKDTKDSIFKSKDTKETPVKAKDLKDSALKSKDPKESTPKSKDPKESVPKLKDTKETNPKPKDKDPKESIFKPTDTTESVFNPKENIIKVNKDPKESVFKINRDPKESCTKTKDPIESTSKPKEAKEVLKVKIEPLKSLDPEPNPKLEPPSSPLIDTEEDKSEPDSPARIDVIPEPPPAFLVQSEGPKIADKLLKAINSAKRLSMSPPPVEDKIDKDKPRALTPKTDLLKTSKPEGKQSPIPLETKTPKQDIKPLTKEPLKKISPTVTDSIFGEPSNFTDAKRDLADIKKVKAKEPSPPRLLSPLNILERRKSVADLPMPTPGKNNKVLSDTIQKLSSQINSSQAAAASIPLPPFPAEDRSESSDSDDSDRRLIIDKLTVEEWSGTDAARSALHAGKSPGEWSAGETLLMLEDACKNERKHSARVVVAGSARGLAAAEDDSNLSLLLCEETIPGSPAPDAEPPPRPDLHMPFACAPQHANKVEERRAGSARSPVAGGHAAEASCAPAAWGRRALLDNTPPTTPDSSLDMSPMRERRISERDSPMERKEDEDDRRENDASAMDIDKSHGGARSRKASESSCAGAGSGAGAGAGAGAGAGRGRSRRARRDTDDARAADLKYNFFIELDPSWDCQTRITVLTTRLADLRKAYHSVKAELAAIDRRRKKLRRKEREAVKAAKAACS, encoded by the exons ATG CAGGTGGATGAACCTCCATTCCTGCCAGTGGGCACTGATGTCAGTGCTAAATACAAGGGTGCTTTCTGTGAAGCAAAGATTAAGAAAGTAGCCAGAAGCATAAAATGCAAG GTCACACTCAAGGCTGGAGGCAACATAACAGTGAATGATGATGTCATAAAAGGAACCCTGCGCATTGGCAGCACAGTGGAGGTCAAGCAGGACCCTAAGAAGGATGCTGTGGAGGCGGTCATCACCAAGATCCAGGATTGCAGCCAGTACACTGTTG TGTTTGACGACGGCGACATCACGACCTTGCGGCGATCAGCACTATGTCTAAAGAGCGGGAGGCACTTTAACGAGAGTGAGACATTGGACCAGTTACCTCTCACACATCCAGAGCATTTTTCTACGCCAGTCATAGCAGGGCGGCGCGGGAGGAGAGGAAGAGCTGC GTCAGATGAGAGTGAAGGGGAAGTGGGCACTCGGCGCATGCCGGCGGACAGCGAGCCGCACGTGGGGCGCGTGGTGCTGGTGgaggcggcgggcggcgccgagcGGCGGCGCCCGCACCAGCCCGCCTTCCCCGCGCTCGTGGTCGCGCCCACGCCCGCCATCAAGGTCAAGGAGGACTACCTAGTGCGCTCCTTCAAGGACGGCCGATA TTACACAGTTCCAAAGAAGGAAGCCCGGGAGTTCCGCAAAGGCAGCGCGCCGCTAGAATGGGGCGGTGTGGAGGCGGCGCTGCAGTTTCTAAACAACGGTACGCTGCCACCGCACTGGGACCGCGCGGCGCTCTTCAATGAGCCGCGCAATACCTCCGACGAC agctCCGATGACGAGCCTCGTGAAGAAAAAGACCACTTTGTGGCTCAACTCTACAAGTTTATGGATGATCGTGGCACGCCGCTTAACAGGAACCCCACTATTGCCAACAGGGATATTGATCTCTACAGATTATTTAGA GTGGTGCAAAAACTGGGAGGCTATAATAGGGTGACGAATCAGAATCAATGGAAGACTATAGCTGACAAGATGGGTTTTCATCCAGTCACCACTAGCATCACAAATTTATGCAAGCAGGCTTATAAGAA ATTCCTGCACAGCTTCGAGGACTTCTACCGCAAGCTGGGCGTGACGCTGGTGGCGCACCCGCGCGGCGCGCGCACGCCGCCCGCCGGCCGCTCGCTCATCCGCGACCGCGACAAGCAGCCGCCCACCTCCTCCTCCGCCTGCTCCACGCCCACCAACACTCAG GACAAGGACTCTGACAAGAGCGAAACGGACAAAAGTGAGAAGGAGGAGAAGTTAGAGAAAACTGAGAAACCCAAGGAGAAAATCAGGGGAAGCGATGAAGAAGATAGCGCGGATAACCAGCCGCTTATCATCACTGCTCCTAA GGTGGAAAAGGAAAAAGAGAAAGACAAGGAAAAAGAAAAGGACAAAGAGAAAGAAAAGGACAAAGAGAAAGAAAAGGACAAAGAGAAAGAAAAGGACAAAGAGAAGGAAAAGGATAAAGAGAAAGAGAAGGACAAGGATAACAAAAGTACAAcgtcaacaacaacaacaacgacGACGAGCGAGGAGAAGATTGTCGTCAAACCGCGTTCGCAGTCGCGGAACCGTACGCTGCCCGTCAAGATGGAGGCGCTTGAGAAGCGGACGCCGAAACGACGACCCATATCGTCCAAAG AAAGTACAAGCGCTGTTATCACGCCGCGCGCGTCACGTCGACCACACGTGTCCACCGACAGTGATAGTTCTGGCCGAGCCTCAAG ATGTGGGCCAACAAAGAAAATGCAAAGTCGCCGCAGCCAGAGCGCTAACTCGGCGAGCAGCGGAAACACCATCGCGTCTAACAGCAGCAAGCGACCGAGGAAGCGCAAAACTACCGA ACCATCAACAAATGAGCCGACTCGTGCAAGCAACGTGAAAGCTCAAGTGGGAGACAAGCTAAAGGTGTACTACGGACCCACGCAGTCGGAATCAAAGGTAATGAAACCGAag GTGACGTACGAGGCGAAAGTGATCGAGATCTCGTCGGAGGGGATGCTGCGGGTGCATTATACGGGGTGGAACACGAGATACGACGAGTGGATTAAACCACAGAGGATCGCTCTTAACGTGACGCAGCATGAGACGCGAAATAAGAAG aGCATAAGTAACAGCAGACGGGTCAGATCAAAGAGGACAGAAG AATCATCGACTCGCTCTGATTCGGATAGCGATTCAGATAGCGATGACAACGTGAAACGACCTAAGAAACCTGACGACAAGTCCAATATAAAAA CACCCAGGTCTAAAGACGCTAAGTCCAGCGACAGCAGTAGTTCTAGCAAACCTCGCAAAAGGCCAATCAGGACAGTATCCACGCCCACTGCTGTTTCCCCTGCCAAGAAACCACGCCCCAGCTCTTCCACGCACCAAGGGCGGGACTACGACCTGAACGAAATACGATCGGAACTTAAAGGACTTCACACAGTCAAGCAGGAAACTGAAGAACCGATAAAGCAAGAAGTGGTGGAGAAGGAAGCTTCCAGCCCACCACAAGCCGCCGCGTCTGCCCCCGAACCAGCTCCGCCAGAGAAACAACCTAAAGATGAAGATGTTTACGAGTTCAAGGAACCGGAACCGTTTGAACTAGAACTGCATGATGAGAAGAAGAAACGAACTCATAGGATCTTTGATGATATTTCACCTAGCAAATACACTTCAACGCTGTCTAAATCGCTGAGCGAAGAAATTTCCGAGGATCCATTGAAGACCCGAACGACTCCTTTACGATCGCCGTCTCTGTCGCCTTTCAGAGATTTTGTCTCCACGAGCACCGCGCCAGGCCGACAGAGCCCTGAGGAAGATTCCAAGGATGGTCTATTTTCTTTAGACGAAGATTCCTTCCCTGGCGACGGCAGTTCAGGACATCGCTTTGAAGGCTTTATACCTGCAAAGAATCAAGAAACTTACTCGAAGAAAAGCAAGGTCTCGAAACTTCGGGAACTAATCGATGATTCGCCGGATAgcagagctgatgatgaacaaTCGTCTGAGGACGAACCTGAGAATATAGCTATTAAAGAAGAATTAGGAGAACCAAGCTCTAGCTCTGTGCCAACTTCCGAGTCACCAAAATCTCCAGAACCAGTGAAAGAATCATCTAACGAATCTGAACAGGTTGAGGATTCAAAAacagaaaacaatattttaagcaTGCTGGGAAATCCAGAAAAGGAACTAGAGCTTCTAGAAAGTATTCCAGAGCCTGCGAACACGCCTCCTCCGCTTGTATTCCcgttaattcaaataaaagacATACCCATTCCAAGCACACCTTCAGAATCCACGAGTGACAGCACTCCAGATTCGAAGGAAGAGACTGTAAAGGAGGAAACACCAATTATTGATTTGGATTCTATCCCACTTCCAAGTGACGAGCCAAAGGACAATGTGTTTAAAATCAACAAGGAACCAAAAGAAAGTATCTTTAAACCAaaggaaacaaaagaaaaagaaCCCATTAAAGTTAAGGAATCGAAAGAAAGTACAATTAAAGTTAAAGAAATTATAGAGGCGGAAGTTAAAGAACCCAGTGAAACTGTACAGAAATCTAAAGATACAAAAGACAGTATTTTCAAATCTAAAGATACTAAAGAAACTCCTGTTAAAGCAAAAGATCTGAAAGACAGTGCTTTAAAATCCAAAGATCCAAAGGAAAGTACACCAAAATCCAAGGATCCGAAAGAGAGTGTGCCCAAATTAAAAGATACAAAAGAAACAAACCCTAAACCAAAAGATAAAGATCCAAAAGAAAGTATTTTCAAACCAACGGATACTACTGAAAGTGTTTTCAATCCCaaagaaaacattattaaagTCAATAAGGATCCAAAAGAAAGTGTTTTCAAAATCAACAGGGACCCCAAAGAGAGTTGTACAAAAACAAAGGATCCCATCGAAAGCACGTCGAAACCCAAGGAAGCAAAGGAAGTGCTCAAAGTTAAAATCGAGCCTTTGAAGAGTTTGGATCCTGAACCAAATCCTAAACTAGAACCTCCATCAAGTCCTCTGATAGATACTGAAGAAGACAAATCGGAGCCGGATAGTCCGGCGCGAATCGACGTTATTCCTGAGCCGCCACCCGCCTTCCTCGTACAATCCGAAGGCCCTAAGATAGCCGACAAACTTCTTAAAGCTATCAACAGCGCTAAACGGTTGTCCATGTCTCCACCACCCGTTGAAGACAAAATAGACAAAGATAAACCACGCGCGCTTACACCTAAAACTGACCTTCTTAAAACTAGCAAACCGGAAGGCAAACAATCACCCATACCGCTAGAAACTAAAACTCCTAAACAGGACATAAAACCTCTAACTAAGGAGCCATTAAAGAAAATCAGTCCAACAGTCACGGATTCCATTTTCGGTGAGCCTTCGAACTTTACCGATGCGAAACGTGATCTCGCAGACATCAAGAAAGTCAAGGCGAAAGAACCCTCGCCGCCCAGGTTATTAAGTCCTTTAAACATCCTGGAGCGACGAAAGAGTGTAGCGGATCTGCCCATGCCTACCCCGGGCAAGAACAATAAGGTGCTAAGTGACACTATACAGAAGCTGTCTAGCCAGATTAATTCGAGCCAGGCTGCCGCGGCGAGCATTCCTTTGCCACCTTTCCCGGCGGAGGATAGAAGCGAGTCCAGTGATTCTGATGATTCTGATAGAAG GTTAATAATAGACAAGCTGACAGTAGAGGAGTGGAGCGGCACGGACGCGGCCCGCAGCGCGCTGCACGCGGGCAAGTCGCCCGGCGAGTGGAGCGCCGGCGAGACGCTGCTCATGCTGGAGGACGCCTGCAAGAACGAGCGCAAGCACA GCGCACGCGTAGTGGTGGCGGGCAGCGCGCGCggcctcgccgccgccgaggACGACAGCAACCTGTCGCTGCTGCTGTGCGAGGAGACCATCCCCGGCTCGCCCGCGCCCGACGCCGAGCCGCCGCCAAGGCCGGACCTGCACATGCCGTTCGCGTGCGCGCCGCAACACGCCAACAAAG TAGAAGAACGGCGCGCAGGTTCAGCGCGTTCGCCGGTAGCGGGCGGACACGCGGCGGAGGCGAGCTGCGCCCCCGCCGCGTGGGGGCGGCGCGCGCTGCTCGACAACACGCCGCCCACCACGCCCGACAGCAGCCTCGACATGTCGCCCATGAG AGAACGGCGCATTTCGGAGCGAGACAGTCCGATGGAAAGGAAAGAAGACGAAGACGACAGGCGTGAGAATGACGCCTCTGCCATGGACATTGACAAATCTCATG GAGGCGCGCGGTCGCGCAAGGCGTCGGAGTCGTCGTGCGCGGGGGCGGGgtcgggcgcgggggcgggcgcgggcgcgggggcgggggcggggcgcggccgcagccggcgcgcgcgccgcgacACGGAcgacgcgcgcgccgccgacctCAAGTACAACTTCTTCATCGAGCTCG ACCCGTCATGGGACTGCCAGACCCGCATCACCGTGCTGACGACGCGGCTGGCGGACCTGCGCAAGGCGTACCACTCGGTGAAGGCCGAGCTGGCCGCCATCGACCGCCGCCGGAAGAAGCTGCGCCGCAAGGAGAGAGAAG CCGTGAAGGCAGCGAAGGCGGCTTGCTCATGA